In Mangrovivirga cuniculi, the following proteins share a genomic window:
- the nadC gene encoding carboxylating nicotinate-nucleotide diphosphorylase, with amino-acid sequence MMDYLTKESINTFISAALKEDVGNGDHSTLASVPKEAKGKAQLIVKNNGVIAGIEMAKQIFKYFDSDLIIHSIVDDGAPVKEGDIAFTVEGNARSILTTERLVLNCMQRMSGIATYTRDLNDLISHTEAKLLDTRKTTPNFRLCEKWAVIIGGGKNHRFGLYDMIMLKDNHIDFAGGIDEAIIATKNYLSKKGLNLKIEVETRNLDEVKQVLQHDGIYSILLDNMNPAELKDAVELIDGKVVTEASGGITEKTISEVAESGVDFISVGALTHSAGSMDLSLKAVDE; translated from the coding sequence ATGATGGATTACCTTACCAAAGAATCAATTAATACCTTTATTTCTGCTGCATTAAAAGAAGATGTAGGGAATGGCGACCACAGCACTCTTGCAAGTGTTCCTAAAGAGGCAAAAGGAAAGGCTCAGCTTATTGTTAAAAATAACGGTGTTATTGCTGGCATTGAAATGGCAAAGCAGATCTTTAAATATTTTGACTCCGATTTAATAATACACTCAATAGTAGATGATGGTGCCCCCGTAAAGGAAGGCGATATTGCTTTTACTGTTGAAGGTAACGCCCGTTCTATCTTAACCACTGAGAGGCTGGTATTGAACTGCATGCAAAGAATGAGTGGCATTGCAACTTATACAAGAGACCTCAACGATCTTATATCGCATACTGAAGCAAAGCTTCTGGATACCCGGAAAACGACTCCCAACTTCAGGCTTTGTGAAAAATGGGCTGTCATAATTGGTGGTGGAAAAAATCACCGCTTCGGTCTTTACGATATGATCATGTTAAAAGATAATCACATTGACTTTGCAGGCGGCATCGATGAAGCTATTATTGCAACAAAAAATTATTTAAGCAAAAAGGGCCTGAACTTAAAGATTGAAGTTGAAACCAGAAATCTGGATGAGGTTAAACAGGTCTTGCAACATGATGGAATTTATTCTATCCTGCTTGATAATATGAATCCAGCAGAATTAAAAGATGCGGTAGAATTAATCGACGGCAAAGTTGTTACTGAAGCCTCAGGAGGCATAACAGAAAAAACTATTTCTGAAGTAGCCGAAAGTGGTGTTGATTTCATTTCCGTTGGTGCACTGACCCATTCAGCCGGAAGTATGGATTTAAGTTTAAAAGCTGTAGATGAGTAA
- a CDS encoding 4a-hydroxytetrahydrobiopterin dehydratase, producing the protein MWKEQDNKLTRTFEFDDFVQAFGFMSSVALEAEKRQHHPNWSNVYNKVTIELTTHDEGNVITDKDRDLAEAIDKLV; encoded by the coding sequence ATGTGGAAAGAACAAGATAATAAACTGACGAGAACATTTGAGTTTGATGATTTTGTGCAAGCTTTCGGCTTTATGTCAAGTGTGGCACTTGAAGCAGAGAAGCGTCAGCACCATCCAAACTGGAGTAATGTTTACAATAAGGTTACTATTGAATTAACTACACACGATGAAGGTAATGTCATTACCGACAAAGACAGGGATTTAGCTGAGGCAATAGATAAATTGGTTTAA
- a CDS encoding inositol monophosphatase family protein — translation MQVDSNLIEKCKIIISDVGNFILEESKNFKIEDIEKKGFNDLVSYVDKEAEKQLVENLVELIPGAGFIAEEGTIDKEGGRFRWIIDPLDGTTNFTHGLPVHCVSVALMEDEEILAGFIYEPSKDEFFHAIKDQGAFLNDEPISVSRVPDLANSLIATGFPYYDFGKMDDYVEILKAFMRSSHGVRRMGSAAIDLAYVACGRFEGFFEYNLQPWDVAAGALIVCEAGGVVSDFSGGSDYVFGREIVAANPVHPEILETIRKYWQE, via the coding sequence ATGCAGGTAGATAGTAATTTGATCGAAAAATGTAAGATCATCATCTCTGATGTAGGAAACTTCATTTTAGAAGAATCAAAAAATTTCAAAATTGAGGATATCGAGAAGAAGGGTTTTAATGACCTGGTCTCCTACGTAGATAAGGAAGCTGAAAAGCAGCTTGTTGAAAATCTTGTTGAGCTTATCCCTGGAGCAGGATTTATAGCAGAAGAAGGTACAATCGATAAAGAAGGAGGGCGTTTCAGGTGGATAATTGATCCTTTGGATGGAACAACGAACTTCACTCACGGGCTTCCCGTCCATTGTGTTAGCGTGGCCTTAATGGAAGATGAAGAGATCCTGGCAGGTTTTATATATGAACCCTCAAAAGATGAGTTTTTTCATGCTATAAAAGATCAGGGTGCTTTTCTCAACGATGAACCCATTTCTGTATCCAGGGTCCCTGACCTGGCTAATTCTCTTATAGCTACTGGATTTCCTTATTATGATTTTGGTAAAATGGATGATTACGTTGAGATTCTCAAGGCTTTTATGAGAAGTTCTCATGGGGTTAGAAGGATGGGTAGTGCAGCTATCGATCTTGCCTATGTAGCTTGTGGAAGATTTGAAGGGTTTTTTGAATATAACTTACAGCCTTGGGATGTTGCGGCCGGGGCTCTTATCGTCTGCGAGGCAGGTGGTGTTGTGTCTGATTTCTCCGGTGGAAGTGATTATGTTTTTGGCCGGGAGATTGTTGCTGCCAATCCAGTACATCCTGAAATCCTTGAAACTATAAGAAAATACTGGCAAGAATGA
- a CDS encoding DUF4783 domain-containing protein, giving the protein MFKIKHLFYGLVLFFAASNAIAQNGAALNNIQEAIKIGSSRELAKYLSNNVEINFDNESAIYSQNQAEFVLKEFFMKYPPRDFQVSHQGSSSKGQLRYAIGKYICEDTSFVVLIRMKNIDGEYIVINLTFNKE; this is encoded by the coding sequence ATGTTTAAAATTAAACATCTTTTTTACGGGCTAGTGTTATTTTTTGCTGCTTCAAATGCGATAGCTCAAAACGGTGCTGCATTAAATAACATTCAGGAAGCCATTAAAATTGGATCTTCGAGGGAGTTGGCAAAATATCTCAGTAACAACGTTGAGATCAATTTTGATAACGAAAGTGCTATATATTCCCAAAATCAGGCGGAGTTTGTGCTCAAGGAGTTTTTTATGAAATATCCTCCCAGGGATTTCCAGGTTAGTCACCAGGGCTCTTCCAGCAAAGGCCAATTACGATACGCTATAGGAAAATATATATGCGAGGACACAAGTTTTGTTGTCCTTATTCGCATGAAGAATATAGATGGTGAATATATTGTAATTAACCTGACATTCAATAAAGAATGA
- a CDS encoding DUF493 family protein encodes MTSKKELDIKKFKDQLDASYQWPALYKYKFIVPSDKVDEVKALFPKTEVITKPSKKGNYVSITADIMTPSSDDIINVYLKASEIEGIISL; translated from the coding sequence ATGACTAGCAAAAAGGAATTAGATATAAAAAAGTTTAAAGATCAACTTGATGCCAGCTATCAATGGCCTGCATTATACAAATATAAATTTATCGTTCCTTCTGATAAGGTAGATGAAGTAAAAGCATTATTCCCGAAAACTGAAGTGATCACGAAACCTTCAAAAAAGGGAAATTATGTTAGTATTACGGCTGATATTATGACACCATCAAGTGATGACATTATAAACGTATATTTGAAAGCTTCAGAAATAGAAGGGATTATTTCTTTGTAA
- a CDS encoding lipoprotein N-acyltransferase Lnb domain-containing protein, with the protein MNKIIFSLFALLLSSQALFTQIRDLSDEAKISLITIEPGQRELYAAFGHSGIRVYDPVRGIDFMYNYGIFDFNQPNFYLNFARGYLLYKLGGASFPAYVNHYSIKENRTVRELPLNLTMDQAEAIHQYLKNNIRPENQNYYYDYYYNNCATKVYDVFDQVLGDEMSTDWSFIDSNLSFRESTNQLLGWQPWGSFGINLCLGLPIDKKMTPREYTYLPEYVEKSFLNSTVSGRSLANKESLIIHYTRNEGLAMDEKPGLFTPMTAFWAVFAIIFIITLIGYKNYKWVKAIDVIWYFIVGAVGLLLTLLWFFTDHSAAENNFNLLWAWPTHLVFAILLLKKSYPVYLRRYFLVHGWLMILLVLFWGILPQWYHPAFLPLILTSILRSFYIYLITTKREGLQIKL; encoded by the coding sequence ATGAATAAAATAATTTTTTCCCTGTTTGCCTTACTTTTATCTTCTCAGGCATTATTTACTCAAATCAGGGATCTTAGTGATGAGGCTAAGATCAGTTTAATAACCATCGAACCAGGTCAAAGAGAATTATATGCTGCATTTGGTCATTCAGGTATCAGGGTTTATGACCCTGTAAGAGGAATAGACTTTATGTATAACTATGGAATATTTGATTTTAACCAGCCAAACTTCTATTTAAATTTTGCACGAGGTTATCTTTTATATAAGCTTGGAGGCGCTTCCTTTCCTGCCTATGTAAATCACTACAGTATAAAAGAAAACCGGACGGTAAGAGAATTACCCCTTAACCTGACAATGGACCAGGCAGAAGCTATTCATCAATATCTTAAAAATAATATCCGCCCGGAGAATCAAAATTATTATTACGATTACTACTATAATAATTGTGCTACTAAAGTATATGATGTATTTGACCAGGTTCTTGGAGATGAAATGTCGACTGACTGGTCTTTTATTGATAGTAATCTAAGTTTCAGGGAAAGTACTAATCAATTATTAGGCTGGCAACCGTGGGGAAGTTTCGGGATAAATCTTTGTCTTGGCTTGCCAATAGATAAAAAAATGACTCCTCGTGAGTATACTTACTTACCTGAATATGTTGAGAAATCATTTCTTAATTCTACGGTATCTGGAAGATCTCTTGCAAATAAAGAAAGCCTGATCATCCATTACACCAGGAATGAAGGTCTGGCAATGGATGAAAAGCCGGGTCTTTTTACTCCAATGACTGCTTTTTGGGCTGTATTTGCAATAATATTTATCATTACCCTTATCGGTTACAAGAATTATAAATGGGTAAAAGCTATCGATGTTATTTGGTACTTTATTGTTGGAGCTGTTGGCCTGCTTTTAACCCTGCTTTGGTTTTTTACTGATCATAGCGCAGCAGAAAATAATTTTAATTTACTATGGGCATGGCCAACACATTTGGTATTTGCTATTCTCCTGTTAAAAAAGAGTTATCCTGTTTACTTAAGGCGATACTTCTTAGTCCATGGATGGTTAATGATCTTATTAGTTTTATTCTGGGGGATTTTACCTCAGTGGTATCATCCGGCTTTTCTTCCACTGATTTTAACTTCAATTTTGCGATCTTTTTATATTTATCTGATTACAACAAAAAGGGAAGGTCTTCAGATAAAACTTTAA
- a CDS encoding radical SAM/SPASM domain-containing protein — protein sequence MEFLSSYKDGINFISKLTPSKILNGMKVVGSYYRSRWTGNVSHQGLPVSMSVEPTTSCNLRCPECPSGLRSFTRDTGALTIDTYKALIEELKGQLTYLLLYFQGEPYLNKNFFEMIEIASKNKIYTATSTNAHYLTTVNAEKTVKSGIDRVIISIDGTTQEVYQQYRVGGKLDKVIEGTKNLVNARKALKSKTPFIIFQFLVVRPNEHQIEDIKKLAKELQVDKVAFKSAQIYNYKNGSPLIPLNEKYSRYKKQNDSSYKLKSEPDDSCWKMWHSCVMTWDGKIVPCCFDKDAHHNMGSINDKSFKNIWHSEPYDNFRTQLFESRNQIEMCKNCSEASKVWV from the coding sequence ATGGAATTCCTTTCATCATACAAAGACGGCATAAACTTTATTAGTAAGCTCACACCTTCAAAAATACTTAATGGGATGAAGGTGGTAGGCAGCTATTATCGTTCGAGGTGGACAGGAAATGTTAGTCATCAAGGCCTTCCGGTTTCGATGAGTGTTGAACCTACTACATCATGTAATTTGCGGTGTCCTGAATGTCCCAGTGGACTACGATCTTTTACAAGAGATACCGGAGCACTTACGATAGACACATACAAAGCTCTGATTGAGGAATTAAAAGGTCAGTTAACCTACTTACTTTTATATTTTCAAGGTGAACCTTATCTCAATAAAAACTTTTTTGAGATGATAGAAATAGCTTCAAAAAATAAGATTTATACTGCTACTAGTACCAATGCCCACTATTTGACTACCGTAAATGCTGAAAAAACTGTAAAATCCGGAATCGACAGGGTAATCATAAGCATCGACGGAACAACCCAGGAAGTATATCAGCAATACCGTGTGGGAGGCAAGCTTGATAAGGTTATCGAAGGAACAAAAAACCTGGTTAATGCCCGAAAAGCGTTAAAATCGAAAACTCCATTTATTATATTTCAATTCCTCGTTGTACGACCTAATGAACACCAGATAGAGGATATAAAAAAGCTGGCGAAAGAACTACAAGTTGACAAGGTAGCTTTCAAGTCAGCTCAGATATATAACTATAAAAACGGTTCTCCTTTAATTCCTTTAAATGAAAAATATAGTCGGTATAAGAAACAAAATGATAGTTCTTACAAACTAAAATCTGAACCGGACGACAGCTGCTGGAAAATGTGGCACAGTTGTGTTATGACATGGGATGGTAAGATCGTTCCTTGTTGCTTTGACAAAGATGCGCACCATAACATGGGATCAATTAACGATAAATCATTTAAGAATATTTGGCATAGTGAACCATACGATAATTTCAGAACGCAACTTTTTGAATCACGTAATCAAATCGAAATGTGTAAAAACTGTTCAGAAGCCAGTAAGGTTTGGGTTTAA
- the gpmI gene encoding 2,3-bisphosphoglycerate-independent phosphoglycerate mutase, whose protein sequence is MRKVILMILDGWGLGTNPEVSAIAKANTPFMDSAFEKYPHSKLDASGMAVGLPEGQMGNSEVGHMNIGAGRVVYQDLVKINKSIEEGEIKENDVLNEAYDYAKKNNKKVHLIGLVSDGGVHSHINHLKGLVSYADEYGLKDVFVHAFTDGRDTDPKSGQEFIKELQDHLSNTSGELASIIGRYYAMDRDKRWERVKLAYDAMVKGEGKISKDPLAALKESYDEGVTDEFIKPIIASDDGSKAKAVIEEGDVVICFNFRTDRGREITMALTQQDFPEQNMHKLDLHYVTMTRYDDTFEGVRVIFEKDNLRKTLGETLADQGKKQIRIAETEKYPHVTFFFSGGREKEFDGEKRILIPSPKVATYDMQPEMSAREITDAIVEEIKNEETDFICLNFANPDMVGHTGDFDAAVKACETVDQCAKEVAEAGLDHGYDSIIIADHGNSDYMINEDGSPNTAHTTNLVPSIHVSKSPVKMKDGKLGDLAPTILTLMDLNIPEEMTGDVLLKEPVSQ, encoded by the coding sequence ATGAGAAAAGTTATCCTGATGATTCTCGATGGCTGGGGACTGGGAACAAATCCTGAAGTGTCTGCAATTGCCAAGGCAAATACACCGTTTATGGATAGTGCATTTGAAAAATATCCACATTCCAAACTGGATGCTTCCGGAATGGCAGTAGGATTACCGGAAGGACAAATGGGTAATTCTGAAGTCGGCCACATGAATATTGGTGCCGGAAGGGTTGTCTATCAGGATTTGGTCAAGATCAACAAATCCATTGAAGAGGGAGAAATTAAGGAAAATGATGTATTAAATGAGGCATACGATTATGCTAAAAAGAATAATAAAAAAGTTCATTTGATCGGCCTTGTTTCTGATGGTGGTGTCCATTCGCACATCAATCATCTGAAAGGGTTAGTAAGTTACGCTGATGAATATGGTCTGAAGGATGTTTTTGTTCATGCATTCACAGATGGTAGAGATACTGATCCAAAAAGTGGACAAGAGTTTATAAAAGAACTTCAGGATCATTTATCAAACACTTCCGGAGAGTTAGCCTCTATTATTGGCAGATATTATGCAATGGACAGAGATAAGCGCTGGGAGCGTGTCAAACTGGCATATGATGCAATGGTGAAGGGTGAAGGGAAAATCAGCAAGGATCCTTTAGCTGCCTTGAAAGAATCATACGATGAGGGAGTAACAGATGAATTTATTAAGCCAATTATAGCTTCTGATGACGGATCTAAAGCCAAGGCAGTTATAGAAGAAGGAGATGTGGTAATTTGTTTTAACTTCCGAACAGATAGAGGCCGTGAGATTACAATGGCTCTTACTCAGCAAGATTTTCCTGAGCAGAATATGCATAAACTTGATTTACACTATGTGACGATGACTCGTTACGACGATACTTTTGAAGGAGTGCGTGTCATCTTTGAAAAGGATAATCTTAGAAAAACACTCGGAGAAACTCTGGCTGACCAGGGTAAAAAACAAATTCGTATCGCAGAAACAGAAAAATATCCTCATGTTACATTTTTCTTTTCTGGTGGCAGAGAAAAGGAATTCGATGGTGAAAAACGAATATTAATTCCTTCTCCAAAAGTAGCAACTTATGACATGCAACCAGAAATGAGTGCACGTGAAATAACTGATGCTATAGTTGAAGAAATCAAGAATGAAGAAACTGACTTTATTTGTCTGAACTTTGCAAACCCGGATATGGTGGGTCATACGGGTGATTTTGACGCAGCAGTGAAAGCATGTGAAACTGTTGATCAATGTGCTAAAGAAGTGGCAGAAGCAGGTCTTGACCATGGTTATGACTCTATAATTATTGCTGACCACGGAAATAGCGATTATATGATCAACGAAGACGGGTCTCCAAATACGGCACATACCACTAACCTGGTACCTTCTATTCATGTGAGTAAATCTCCTGTCAAAATGAAAGATGGTAAACTCGGTGATCTTGCCCCAACAATTTTAACATTGATGGATCTTAATATCCCGGAAGAAATGACCGGTGATGTCTTATTAAAAGAACCTGTAAGTCAGTAA
- the rsmI gene encoding 16S rRNA (cytidine(1402)-2'-O)-methyltransferase codes for MEEISSTQLFLVPTPIGNLEDITLRAIRILKEVDTILAEDTRTSGKLLSHYEINTQMKSFHAHNEHRALGNIIEQMKEGKVFALITDAGTPGISDPGFLLARECMNENIKIECLPGATAFIPALVKSGIPSDKFCFEGFLPQKKGRQTRIKYIAGEERTVVLYESPHRLIKLLNALSEECGEDRIVSVSRELTKKFEETVNGSVKEVIDYFNENPSKVKGEFVVIIQGKN; via the coding sequence ATGGAAGAAATTTCTTCGACTCAATTATTCCTGGTGCCAACACCGATTGGCAATCTGGAAGATATAACTTTAAGAGCAATTAGAATTTTGAAAGAAGTGGATACCATTCTGGCGGAGGATACCCGAACCAGCGGTAAACTTCTTTCTCATTACGAGATCAATACCCAAATGAAAAGCTTTCATGCACATAATGAGCACAGAGCATTGGGTAATATTATTGAACAAATGAAAGAAGGAAAAGTATTTGCTCTGATTACAGATGCAGGTACACCGGGAATATCAGATCCCGGCTTTCTTTTAGCTCGTGAGTGCATGAATGAAAATATCAAAATCGAGTGTCTTCCAGGTGCGACTGCTTTCATTCCGGCACTTGTTAAGTCTGGAATACCATCTGATAAATTTTGCTTTGAAGGGTTTTTACCTCAAAAGAAAGGAAGGCAAACAAGAATTAAATATATTGCCGGAGAGGAAAGAACTGTTGTTCTATACGAATCTCCGCACAGGCTTATTAAACTGCTCAATGCCTTATCTGAAGAATGTGGTGAGGACCGAATCGTATCAGTTAGTCGTGAGTTGACTAAAAAGTTCGAGGAGACGGTTAACGGTAGTGTCAAAGAGGTAATAGATTATTTTAACGAAAATCCTTCCAAGGTCAAAGGGGAATTTGTTGTGATCATTCAAGGAAAAAACTAA
- a CDS encoding NRDE family protein has translation MCTVSFVKAANGVEITSNRDETTLRSNAMAPATYIYKKKELIFPKDPQGGGTWIGGNKQGRMACLLNGAFDFHHHRPPYRHSRGIVLLDALVAENKDEFISNYDLHNIEPFTLVIYQNDTLTELRWDERKKHIKELNPEETHLWASATLYGPEIVQKRKEWFRKWEKGHEISAPYSIRDFHYHAGEGDPENDVVMKRGSYLQTVSVTSMRLDSEKISLIHDDLVGDNSGSKELLIDISK, from the coding sequence ATGTGTACTGTAAGTTTTGTTAAAGCTGCCAACGGGGTTGAAATTACCAGTAACAGGGATGAAACCACATTAAGGTCAAATGCCATGGCTCCGGCAACTTATATTTATAAAAAGAAAGAATTAATTTTCCCTAAAGATCCTCAGGGAGGTGGCACCTGGATTGGAGGCAATAAGCAAGGAAGAATGGCTTGTCTGCTAAATGGCGCTTTTGACTTTCATCATCACCGTCCACCGTATCGCCACAGTAGAGGGATAGTTCTATTAGATGCCCTGGTTGCTGAAAATAAAGATGAATTTATAAGCAATTATGACCTTCACAATATTGAGCCTTTTACTCTGGTAATATATCAAAATGATACTTTAACAGAATTGAGATGGGATGAAAGAAAAAAGCACATCAAAGAACTTAATCCTGAAGAAACACACTTATGGGCCTCAGCTACCTTATATGGTCCGGAGATAGTGCAAAAAAGAAAAGAATGGTTTCGAAAATGGGAGAAAGGGCATGAAATATCTGCTCCATATAGCATTCGGGATTTTCATTATCATGCAGGGGAGGGAGATCCCGAAAACGATGTTGTCATGAAGCGAGGATCGTATCTACAGACAGTCAGTGTTACTTCAATGAGGCTGGATAGTGAAAAAATCAGTTTAATTCATGATGATCTTGTGGGAGATAATTCCGGTAGCAAAGAATTACTTATCGATATCAGCAAATAA
- a CDS encoding regulatory protein RecX — translation MTDLIIKEALIKYSRYCACREVCATDLKKKILMDKKLQVTSSEVEKIIDQLIDEGFINEERFASAFVNDHFRFNKWGKIKIRYQLRSKGIQEDYIQTALNTIPASDYKELLKELALKKWDKLASEDDIHKKRMKCANYLSSRGFESDLIFSELEKL, via the coding sequence ATGACCGACCTTATTATCAAAGAAGCTCTGATTAAATATTCCAGATACTGCGCCTGTCGTGAGGTATGTGCCACAGATCTTAAGAAGAAAATCCTTATGGATAAAAAGTTACAAGTCACATCATCGGAAGTAGAAAAAATCATAGACCAATTAATTGACGAAGGTTTTATAAACGAAGAGCGATTTGCTTCAGCTTTTGTTAATGATCATTTCAGGTTTAATAAATGGGGTAAAATCAAAATACGCTACCAATTAAGATCTAAGGGAATTCAAGAAGATTACATCCAAACTGCTCTCAACACAATTCCTGCATCTGATTACAAAGAGCTACTGAAAGAGCTTGCTTTAAAAAAATGGGATAAATTAGCATCTGAAGACGATATTCATAAAAAAAGAATGAAATGTGCTAACTACCTTTCTTCAAGAGGATTTGAATCTGATTTGATCTTCAGTGAACTAGAAAAGCTTTAA
- a CDS encoding YcxB family protein: MLIRTRKYQLPTNTYIKLGMVNVLKEQWWVFLIYLTINAGALILPSWWWFIGSTIALVLYLLFWLIQFAGLTQHEQGKMLFEKLSYEITSQQILVKISTKQGMPIKWDMLKKAEKKKDSFVLFVNKAQIIHWPFKLFKSEGEIKFIEAILKRKNLIK, encoded by the coding sequence ATGTTAATAAGAACAAGGAAATACCAATTACCAACTAATACTTATATCAAGTTGGGAATGGTTAATGTATTAAAAGAACAGTGGTGGGTATTTTTAATCTATCTCACCATCAATGCCGGAGCTTTAATCTTGCCATCCTGGTGGTGGTTTATAGGATCAACCATCGCTTTAGTCCTTTATTTGTTATTCTGGTTAATACAATTTGCCGGCTTAACTCAGCATGAACAAGGTAAAATGCTTTTCGAAAAGTTAAGCTATGAAATCACCTCACAACAAATACTTGTGAAAATCAGCACAAAGCAGGGAATGCCAATAAAGTGGGATATGCTTAAAAAGGCAGAAAAGAAGAAAGATTCTTTTGTCTTATTCGTCAATAAAGCTCAAATTATTCACTGGCCATTTAAGCTGTTCAAATCTGAAGGTGAAATAAAATTCATCGAGGCAATACTAAAAAGAAAGAATTTAATTAAATAA